The following are encoded together in the Nitrosopumilus sp. b3 genome:
- a CDS encoding class I SAM-dependent methyltransferase — protein MDGVRKTFDEWAQNGRAELMEAEHGKNVSKFLQSISFEKPFTFLDVGCGNGWVVKKISKEKNCRKAVGIDKSKKMIIQANQKKDSDKEEFIHTDVESMKYKGKFDFIFSMESIYYADSIDVALKKIFSMLKPGGSFFCGTDFYSENKATAKWAKIMKIQMHLHSKKEWKEFFKNTGFITKTKQIKDLKSRKKWKREFGTLFIIGTKPQR, from the coding sequence ATGGATGGAGTAAGAAAGACTTTTGATGAATGGGCTCAAAATGGGAGGGCAGAATTAATGGAGGCAGAGCACGGAAAGAATGTTTCAAAATTTTTACAATCCATATCTTTTGAGAAACCATTTACATTTCTTGATGTAGGTTGTGGAAATGGTTGGGTAGTAAAAAAAATTTCAAAAGAGAAAAATTGTAGAAAGGCAGTAGGGATTGACAAAAGTAAGAAAATGATCATTCAGGCAAATCAAAAAAAGGATAGTGATAAAGAAGAATTTATTCATACAGATGTTGAGTCAATGAAATACAAAGGAAAATTTGATTTTATTTTCTCAATGGAATCGATTTACTATGCAGATTCAATTGATGTTGCTCTTAAGAAAATATTTAGCATGTTAAAACCAGGAGGAAGTTTTTTCTGTGGGACGGATTTTTACTCTGAAAACAAGGCTACTGCAAAATGGGCAAAAATTATGAAAATACAAATGCATTTGCATTCAAAAAAAGAATGGAAAGAGTTTTTTAAAAATACAGGATTCATAACAAAAACAAAGCAAATCAAAGATTTGAAAAGTAGGAAAAAATGGAAACGTGAATTTGGCACATTGTTCATCATAGGGACAAAGCCACAAAGGTAA
- a CDS encoding TFIIB-type zinc ribbon-containing protein, producing MVKNVNPKDKCPRCGQGTVVTDANTGENFCGKCGFVITDKVEESGPEWRSFSNEGENKSRAGVPTSLAMHDMGLATVINPQNRDATGKPLTASMKSTIERLRTWDSRSQVHEPVDRNFRQAFSELDRLKDKLAVGDAVIEKAAYIYRKALEKGLVRGRSISALIASALYAACRDTETPRTLKDIGQASNIKRKDIARCYRLLLRELNLKMPVVDPIKCISRIASKAGLSEKTKRKATKILQTAEENKISAGKDPMGLAAAALYVACVTNGENKTQRDVAEAAGVTEVTIRNRYKGLKVALNL from the coding sequence ATGGTTAAAAATGTAAATCCAAAAGACAAATGCCCAAGATGTGGGCAAGGAACAGTTGTCACTGATGCCAATACAGGAGAGAATTTTTGTGGTAAATGTGGATTTGTAATTACTGATAAAGTTGAAGAGTCAGGGCCAGAATGGAGATCATTTTCAAATGAAGGTGAAAACAAGAGTAGGGCAGGAGTTCCAACATCACTTGCAATGCACGATATGGGATTAGCCACTGTAATCAACCCACAAAACCGTGATGCAACAGGAAAGCCATTGACTGCTTCGATGAAGAGTACTATCGAGAGACTAAGAACTTGGGATAGCAGAAGTCAAGTTCACGAGCCAGTTGATAGAAATTTCAGACAGGCATTTAGTGAATTAGACAGATTAAAAGACAAACTTGCAGTAGGAGACGCAGTAATTGAAAAAGCAGCATACATTTACAGAAAAGCTCTAGAGAAAGGCTTGGTCAGAGGACGTTCAATTTCAGCGCTAATCGCATCAGCACTTTATGCTGCATGCAGAGATACAGAAACCCCACGAACTCTAAAAGACATCGGTCAAGCAAGTAACATCAAAAGAAAAGACATTGCAAGATGTTATAGGCTATTACTGAGAGAATTGAATTTAAAAATGCCAGTAGTAGATCCGATAAAATGTATTTCAAGAATTGCAAGTAAGGCAGGACTGTCAGAGAAAACAAAAAGAAAGGCAACTAAAATTTTGCAAACAGCAGAAGAAAACAAAATTTCTGCAGGAAAGGATCCAATGGGATTAGCTGCTGCTGCACTTTATGTAGCATGTGTCACAAATGGGGAAAACAAAACACAAAGAGATGTTGCAGAAGCTGCAGGAGTGACCGAAGTCACAATCAGAAATAGATACAAAGGTTTGAAAGTAGCACTAAATCTTTAA
- a CDS encoding preprotein translocase subunit Sec61beta, with protein MSSNKKSAPLPASSGGLMRFFEDETKGFKIDPRIVVSIPISLIVVSWVIDLFLAP; from the coding sequence ATGAGTAGTAACAAGAAATCAGCACCACTGCCAGCATCAAGTGGCGGATTAATGAGATTCTTTGAAGATGAAACAAAAGGTTTCAAAATAGATCCAAGAATCGTAGTATCCATTCCAATTAGCTTAATTGTAGTTTCATGGGTAATCGATCTTTTCCTAGCTCCGTGA
- the cofD gene encoding 2-phospho-L-lactate transferase has translation MITVLAGGTGSVKLVRGLVAQESKVNVISNVGDNYWLYGLYVCPDIDTIVYGLADLLDQERGWGMKKDTFNFLRQMEVFGEETWFRVGDRDAATHLIRTNMLKNGKNLSDITKWMCEKFAVSANIIPVTDNSIETRITTDKGELHLQEYWVKHRGKDPVLGIQYIGADKARPNPEAVNAIHDADMVILAPGNPLTSIGPMLQIKGIRKELSKIKKKVVAVSPLIGENAISGPAAKYMQAAGIESNAYGLAKMYSDVCSNIILDTKDRLLTKKIQSLDMRVFETKITMKNKLAEDALANFILKQVHV, from the coding sequence ATGATCACAGTATTAGCAGGAGGAACAGGTTCAGTCAAATTAGTTAGAGGGCTAGTTGCTCAAGAATCCAAAGTCAATGTGATTAGCAATGTTGGAGATAATTATTGGCTTTATGGTCTCTATGTTTGCCCAGATATCGACACTATCGTTTACGGTTTAGCAGATTTACTTGATCAAGAAAGAGGTTGGGGAATGAAGAAAGATACTTTCAACTTTTTGCGTCAAATGGAAGTTTTTGGAGAAGAGACATGGTTCAGAGTGGGAGACAGAGATGCTGCAACACATTTGATTAGAACAAATATGTTAAAAAATGGAAAAAATCTTAGCGACATCACAAAATGGATGTGTGAGAAATTTGCAGTAAGTGCCAACATCATCCCAGTTACAGATAACAGTATTGAAACAAGAATTACAACGGACAAAGGAGAATTACACTTACAAGAATATTGGGTAAAGCACAGAGGTAAAGATCCAGTTTTAGGAATTCAATATATCGGAGCCGATAAGGCACGTCCAAACCCTGAAGCAGTGAATGCCATCCATGATGCAGATATGGTAATTTTGGCTCCAGGAAATCCACTAACATCGATTGGTCCAATGCTACAGATTAAAGGAATTAGAAAAGAATTATCAAAAATCAAGAAAAAAGTTGTTGCAGTGAGTCCTCTGATTGGGGAGAATGCAATTAGTGGGCCTGCAGCAAAATACATGCAAGCAGCAGGAATTGAATCAAATGCTTATGGATTAGCAAAAATGTATTCAGATGTATGTTCCAACATAATATTAGATACGAAAGACAGATTACTTACAAAGAAAATTCAAAGTTTGGATATGAGAGTTTTTGAAACTAAAATAACTATGAAAAATAAATTAGCTGAAGACGCATTAGCAAATTTCATTTTAAAACAAGTCCACGTTTAA
- a CDS encoding CPBP family intramembrane glutamic endopeptidase, with protein MEHPNRILQFLGIPFTALQSIILGLLLVSFPMGIYIVFESNIGDDINFEYPLTYLAIFEGTEFYQAPLDVTLGDAFVVLWIFYATLFTIAILGPKHGFLKSLSPIISFGKFNTTTNYMIGITKWFSILILISAVINYVQEAFGIVTVPPLDDNYLIQFFYVSLAPLIEEFGFRLILIGIPLFALYSHKSSLRYFIKCLWNPNTLRIYDYKKAFLLIAFVGVFFGFAHIAFAESWTEGKFAQAAASGVILGWVYLRYGFVASLLIHWAMNYFVFSYANFISQLNFITIEDAFSYPLMSSLEILLLISGIISISILFVNRFYSKNESALKI; from the coding sequence TTGGAACATCCCAATAGAATTCTTCAATTCCTTGGAATCCCGTTTACTGCATTACAATCAATCATTCTTGGTTTGTTACTTGTTTCATTCCCAATGGGAATCTATATTGTATTTGAAAGTAACATTGGTGATGATATTAATTTTGAATACCCTCTAACATATTTGGCTATTTTTGAAGGTACAGAATTTTATCAAGCACCCCTTGATGTAACCCTTGGAGATGCATTTGTTGTTTTATGGATTTTTTATGCTACGTTATTTACAATTGCAATTTTAGGTCCAAAACATGGATTTTTAAAATCACTTTCACCCATCATCTCTTTTGGAAAATTCAATACGACAACAAACTATATGATTGGAATTACAAAATGGTTCTCAATCTTAATCCTGATTTCTGCAGTAATTAATTACGTTCAGGAGGCATTCGGCATAGTAACTGTGCCTCCTCTAGATGACAATTATCTAATTCAGTTTTTTTATGTCTCACTTGCGCCTTTGATTGAAGAATTTGGGTTTCGCCTAATCTTGATTGGCATCCCGCTGTTTGCCTTATATTCTCACAAATCATCTCTCAGATATTTTATCAAATGTCTATGGAATCCAAACACACTTCGAATATACGATTACAAAAAAGCATTTTTGCTAATTGCATTTGTAGGCGTCTTTTTTGGATTTGCACATATTGCATTTGCAGAATCTTGGACTGAAGGAAAATTTGCACAAGCTGCTGCCAGTGGCGTTATACTAGGTTGGGTTTATCTAAGATATGGGTTTGTGGCATCTCTATTGATTCATTGGGCTATGAATTATTTTGTCTTCTCTTATGCAAATTTTATTTCACAATTAAACTTCATCACTATTGAGGATGCCTTTTCTTACCCACTAATGTCTTCATTAGAAATATTGTTACTGATATCTGGGATTATCTCAATTTCAATTTTATTTGTAAATCGTTTTTATTCTAAAAACGAATCTGCATTAAAGATTTAG
- a CDS encoding Sjogren's syndrome/scleroderma autoantigen 1 family protein: MSKDLTKKAAEMLLNGATLLGDPCPYCKGVRVMKEGHALCINCGREPEKKEIMSDKTSQKEKSGLEETLERKLQILSKELEAETNHEKEQEILKSLNSVLETLEKIKGKQ; encoded by the coding sequence ATGTCCAAAGATCTTACAAAAAAAGCTGCTGAAATGCTGTTAAATGGGGCGACATTACTTGGAGATCCTTGTCCATATTGTAAAGGAGTCAGAGTGATGAAAGAAGGACACGCATTATGCATCAATTGCGGACGCGAGCCAGAAAAAAAAGAGATCATGTCAGATAAAACATCTCAGAAAGAAAAATCAGGACTAGAAGAAACTCTTGAAAGGAAGTTGCAAATACTCTCAAAAGAACTCGAGGCAGAAACAAACCATGAAAAAGAGCAGGAAATTCTAAAATCACTCAATTCAGTGCTAGAAACATTAGAAAAAATTAAAGGAAAACAATAA
- the yciH gene encoding stress response translation initiation inhibitor YciH encodes MAVICNTCGLPEDLCACGELAKDSTKIIIRLETRRFKKKGTMIEGLDPKLNNLETVAKELKNKYACGGTAKEGYIFLQGDHRDSIKDTLINLGFAADTIELH; translated from the coding sequence ATGGCAGTAATTTGTAATACTTGTGGTCTACCAGAAGACTTGTGTGCATGCGGTGAACTTGCCAAAGATAGCACTAAAATCATTATCCGATTAGAAACTAGAAGATTTAAGAAAAAAGGTACTATGATTGAAGGACTAGATCCAAAACTAAATAATTTAGAAACTGTTGCCAAAGAACTCAAAAACAAATATGCTTGTGGGGGAACTGCCAAAGAGGGTTACATCTTTTTACAGGGTGATCATAGAGACAGTATCAAAGACACTTTGATTAATTTGGGATTTGCTGCAGATACTATAGAATTACATTAG
- the cofC gene encoding 2-phospho-L-lactate guanylyltransferase: MKIAAIIPVKTFSKAKTRLDLSPEKIENLCEVMLEEILHTISISPHIDKTVIVTKEEKAIEIGKKFKAVVLIDEKEESVNNAVAIADKYLLENNFDASIVFPQDIPYIKTQDIDFMLNYKSPPNFAIIIPSRRFDGTNALARMPIDLMETHYDEDSYKIHMNTAKEHTLNVAMVFVKRIMWDVDNMEDLRFLLEQKDKPHITEKIKKILEIN; this comes from the coding sequence TTGAAAATAGCTGCAATAATTCCTGTAAAAACTTTCTCTAAAGCAAAGACACGTTTAGATTTATCTCCAGAAAAAATTGAAAATTTGTGTGAGGTTATGCTAGAAGAAATTCTGCACACAATTTCAATCTCACCTCATATTGATAAAACAGTAATCGTAACAAAAGAAGAAAAAGCAATAGAGATTGGAAAAAAATTCAAGGCAGTTGTCTTGATTGATGAAAAAGAAGAGAGTGTAAATAACGCAGTAGCAATTGCAGACAAATATCTTTTAGAAAACAATTTTGATGCATCCATTGTTTTTCCTCAAGACATTCCATACATCAAAACACAGGACATTGATTTTATGCTAAACTACAAGTCACCTCCAAATTTTGCAATAATTATTCCCTCAAGAAGATTTGATGGGACAAATGCCCTTGCAAGAATGCCTATCGATTTAATGGAAACCCATTATGATGAGGACAGTTATAAAATTCATATGAATACTGCAAAAGAGCACACCCTAAATGTTGCAATGGTTTTTGTTAAAAGAATAATGTGGGATGTAGACAATATGGAAGATTTGAGATTTTTACTAGAACAAAAAGACAAGCCACATATTACTGAAAAAATTAAAAAAATTTTAGAAATCAACTGA